In Leptospira stimsonii, the following proteins share a genomic window:
- a CDS encoding cation diffusion facilitator family transporter: MDDFFQLHHVERSQEKGLKRSILLAILVSLTIFVVEVVGGIQSGSIALLADAGHIITDAIALSLSLIAVLLASRKPNPKYSFGYYRIEILTSLVNAVLIFGISFYIFYEAIERFQNQKEILSFEMLIFSSSGIVLNLISAWILFRFSNENINIKSAYIHVLSDLLATAGVLIGAILIYFTRWNWIDPLISILISVLILRSAWGIFRESLSVLLESSPPTFDIPHILEHLRNIVGIRRILDYHFWAITRGVHACTLRLSVTDLKSSDEIVFQTQRILRSEFGIDFVTVQCEESELTKRIGALEIHDSHGPQKGHHGHHHHH, encoded by the coding sequence ATGGATGATTTTTTTCAACTCCATCACGTAGAAAGAAGCCAGGAGAAGGGCCTTAAACGTTCCATTCTTTTGGCGATTCTTGTTTCACTTACGATCTTCGTCGTTGAAGTCGTAGGAGGAATTCAGAGCGGAAGTATCGCGCTTCTTGCGGATGCAGGACATATCATCACGGACGCGATCGCACTTTCCCTTTCCTTGATTGCAGTCTTGCTCGCTTCCCGCAAACCGAATCCGAAGTATTCTTTCGGTTATTATAGAATCGAGATTCTAACCTCACTCGTGAATGCAGTTCTCATTTTTGGAATATCGTTTTACATTTTTTACGAAGCCATCGAACGATTTCAGAATCAAAAGGAAATCCTGAGCTTTGAAATGTTGATCTTTAGTTCGAGCGGAATCGTTTTGAACTTGATCAGCGCCTGGATTTTATTTCGGTTTAGCAACGAGAACATCAATATCAAATCGGCTTATATTCACGTTTTAAGCGATCTCCTAGCGACCGCGGGAGTGTTGATCGGTGCGATTTTGATTTACTTCACTCGTTGGAATTGGATCGATCCCCTGATTAGCATTTTGATTTCCGTTTTGATTCTGCGTTCCGCTTGGGGAATCTTTCGAGAAAGCCTTTCGGTTCTTTTGGAATCCTCTCCCCCTACATTCGATATTCCTCATATTCTCGAACACCTTCGCAATATCGTCGGGATTCGAAGAATTTTGGATTATCATTTCTGGGCGATCACAAGAGGAGTCCACGCCTGTACACTTCGTCTTTCCGTTACGGACCTAAAATCTTCGGATGAAATCGTATTTCAAACCCAGCGGATTTTAAGATCGGAATTTGGAATCGATTTTGTGACGGTTCAGTGTGAAGAATCGGAACTAACCAAAAGAATCGGTGCATTAGAGATTCATGATTCTCACGGACCCCAGAAGGGTCATCACGGACATCATCACCATCATTGA
- the tgt gene encoding tRNA guanosine(34) transglycosylase Tgt, producing the protein MSRLNFVLEAEAPQTSARATTFTTLHGQVQTPIFMPVGTQATVRAQTVDSLKAMGSRVLLANTYHLLLRPGAEVFRKIGGIHKFMNWDFPVLTDSGGFQIFSLPNSRKMTEEGALFRSYVDGKMILLSPELSIDMQKAIGSDIMMVLDQCIPSTADYAKAKDAMEITHRWAKRSLDARGDSPQSLFGIVQGACFSDLRKESAKVLTQMPFDGFAIGGLAVGETKEERNDFCELSASLLPKNLPRYLMGVGTPIDLLEAVHRGVDMFDCTIPTELAQHGVAYTSAGKLQIHRTIYKFADSKLDENCDCPCCQNYSRSYLHHLIKTSEILGWHLIAQHNLNFYHRLMAEMRARIFEGSFASYYARKKEELTRSDNVDPSLNKKRTPKAQRKRILGDYEIRENKEGKYWSVRLRSSGETMHSVNNPSEEAKSLYVVQTKLSEKLSGRTDSVKQESTNPFVIWDVGLGAATNSMAAIRCYEEIDSPVPMNMISFECDLDPFRLAMRNIGCFPHLFHTAPRSILEKGNWTSPSGTLGWDLVIGNFENTFLSQKIPDLVFYDPFSFKTDSKLWQPEFLKRLFLFFQDHSKNTMFVTYSASTAVRSSLLFAGFWVGKGKGSGPKSETTIAFTKRPENVEESTQLLGADWLGRRERSHARFREEWDETKNRIWEETILSHPQFLFSP; encoded by the coding sequence ATGTCCCGTCTGAATTTTGTCCTCGAAGCAGAGGCTCCTCAAACAAGCGCCCGTGCGACGACCTTTACTACGTTACACGGGCAGGTTCAAACTCCGATTTTTATGCCGGTGGGAACGCAAGCGACTGTCAGAGCGCAGACCGTAGATTCGCTCAAAGCGATGGGATCTCGAGTTCTCTTGGCGAATACGTATCATCTCTTGTTAAGACCCGGCGCGGAAGTCTTTCGCAAGATCGGAGGAATTCATAAGTTTATGAACTGGGATTTCCCCGTTCTCACCGATTCCGGTGGATTTCAAATCTTCAGTCTGCCAAATTCTCGAAAGATGACCGAGGAAGGCGCTCTTTTTCGGAGTTACGTGGATGGAAAGATGATTCTTCTTTCGCCCGAACTGAGCATCGACATGCAGAAAGCGATCGGCTCGGATATCATGATGGTCTTGGATCAGTGCATTCCGTCTACGGCCGATTATGCGAAAGCAAAGGATGCGATGGAGATTACACATCGTTGGGCCAAAAGGAGTCTGGACGCAAGAGGGGATTCTCCTCAATCGTTATTCGGGATCGTTCAAGGCGCGTGCTTTTCGGATCTTCGGAAAGAAAGCGCGAAGGTCCTTACCCAAATGCCCTTTGACGGATTTGCGATCGGCGGCTTGGCGGTAGGAGAAACAAAGGAAGAAAGAAACGACTTTTGTGAACTGTCCGCATCTTTACTTCCGAAAAATCTGCCGCGTTATCTGATGGGAGTAGGAACTCCTATCGATCTTTTGGAGGCGGTTCATCGCGGAGTGGATATGTTCGATTGTACGATTCCGACGGAGCTCGCACAACACGGCGTCGCGTACACGAGCGCGGGAAAACTTCAGATTCACAGAACGATCTATAAGTTTGCGGATTCAAAGTTGGATGAGAATTGTGATTGTCCCTGTTGTCAAAATTATTCCCGTTCTTATCTTCATCATCTGATCAAAACGAGCGAAATTTTGGGTTGGCATCTGATCGCTCAGCACAATCTGAATTTTTACCACCGCCTAATGGCGGAAATGCGAGCTCGCATCTTCGAAGGAAGTTTTGCATCCTATTACGCTCGCAAAAAAGAGGAACTGACTCGAAGCGATAACGTGGACCCTTCGCTGAACAAAAAGAGGACGCCGAAAGCGCAGAGAAAACGGATTCTCGGCGATTACGAGATTCGGGAAAATAAGGAAGGAAAGTATTGGAGCGTTCGCCTGAGAAGTTCCGGTGAAACCATGCATTCGGTCAACAATCCTTCCGAAGAAGCGAAGTCCCTCTATGTCGTTCAGACAAAACTTTCGGAAAAACTTTCCGGTCGTACCGACTCCGTGAAACAGGAATCTACAAACCCGTTTGTGATTTGGGATGTCGGTTTGGGTGCGGCTACGAATTCTATGGCGGCGATCCGTTGTTACGAGGAGATCGATTCTCCCGTTCCGATGAATATGATCAGTTTTGAATGTGATTTGGATCCATTCCGTCTCGCGATGCGAAACATCGGTTGTTTTCCACATCTCTTTCATACCGCACCTCGTTCGATTCTTGAAAAAGGAAATTGGACTTCTCCTTCCGGGACGTTGGGTTGGGATTTGGTAATCGGAAATTTTGAAAATACGTTTTTGAGTCAAAAAATTCCCGACCTTGTCTTTTACGATCCTTTCTCTTTCAAAACGGATTCTAAGTTGTGGCAACCGGAATTTCTAAAACGACTCTTCCTATTTTTCCAAGATCATTCTAAAAATACGATGTTTGTCACCTATTCCGCTTCGACCGCCGTTCGCTCTTCGTTGCTCTTTGCGGGTTTTTGGGTGGGGAAGGGAAAAGGGAGCGGACCCAAATCGGAAACAACCATCGCTTTTACAAAGAGACCAGAGAACGTGGAAGAATCCACACAGCTTCTCGGAGCGGACTGGCTTGGCAGAAGAGAAAGGAGTCACGCTCGTTTTCGAGAAGAATGGGATGAAACGAAAAATCGAATCTGGGAGGAGACGATTCTTTCCCATCCGCAATTTCTTTTTTCCCCTTGA
- the mgtA gene encoding magnesium-translocating P-type ATPase: MQQNKEDTQNPFFNFWNLSPKDCLDHLETNALGLSESEAKERIFKFGANRLTKKKESGSIGFFFSQFKSPIILLLFFAAGLSIIVRDSTDAMIILGIVLISGVLGFWQELGAKNAVAKLIAMVQVKVSVYRDHSLKDVSLEDVVPGDILRLTAGDVIPADCLLLESKDLFVNEATLTGETYPAEKNIDTVPKDSGLSKRTNSLWMGTHVISGEAKAIVVRTGKDTEFGKISERLKLRPPENEFETGVRKFGFFLLHITLLLVIAIFVINVLLGRSVLDSFLFSLALAVGLTPQLLPAIISINLSHGAKRMAEKKVIVKRLTAIENFGNMNIICSDKTGTLTEGTVKMESAMDIFGNKNETVALYAFINASFETGFVNAIDESIRNDLQFEISEYKKEDEIPYDFVRKCLSIVVSHKDEHKMITKGALTNILSLCGFVQTDSNTKAPIDSVREQILAKYEELSAKGYRILGLAVKDLGETSRINKLEEMNMTFLGLLSFYDPPKPNVSQTIAELNRLGVSLKVITGDNRFVAASLCSQIGLKNHRTLCGPELSAISDEALTQLVGNIDVFAEIEPNSKERIIIALKKAGNVVGYIGDGINDVSALHSADVGISVETAVDVAKNAADIVLLEKDLEVLVDGVQEGRVTFANTLKYVFMATSANFGNMFSMAGVSLFLPFLPLLPKQILLTNFLTDFPEMTIATDRVDLEMVSSPKRWDIVAIRKFMIVFGLVSSFFDYMTFGILQWVLQVSHEQFRTGWFIESVVSASLIVLVIRTRNPFYKSRPSKPLLFATLSVIGITLAIPYTPIAEVFGLVPLPLEFMGLLFGIILLYISVAEMAKRRFYKKVNI; the protein is encoded by the coding sequence ATGCAACAAAACAAAGAAGATACGCAGAACCCTTTCTTCAATTTTTGGAATTTATCACCTAAAGACTGTTTGGATCATTTGGAAACGAATGCTCTTGGTTTGTCCGAATCGGAAGCGAAGGAGAGAATTTTCAAGTTCGGCGCCAATCGACTGACCAAAAAAAAAGAATCCGGTTCGATCGGTTTTTTTTTCTCCCAATTCAAAAGTCCGATCATCCTTCTCTTATTCTTTGCGGCTGGGCTTTCTATCATCGTGCGGGATTCTACGGATGCGATGATCATCCTGGGAATCGTTTTGATCAGCGGTGTTCTCGGTTTTTGGCAGGAACTCGGCGCAAAAAACGCTGTCGCAAAATTGATCGCAATGGTTCAGGTGAAGGTTTCCGTTTACAGGGACCATTCCTTGAAGGATGTTTCTTTAGAGGACGTCGTTCCGGGAGACATTTTGCGACTCACTGCGGGTGACGTAATTCCTGCCGATTGTCTTCTTCTTGAGTCTAAAGACCTCTTTGTAAACGAAGCAACGCTTACCGGAGAAACGTATCCCGCCGAAAAAAATATCGATACTGTTCCGAAAGATTCCGGTCTTTCTAAAAGAACCAATTCGCTTTGGATGGGAACGCACGTTATCAGCGGGGAAGCGAAGGCGATCGTCGTAAGGACGGGAAAGGATACGGAGTTCGGAAAAATCTCGGAACGATTGAAACTTCGTCCTCCTGAGAACGAATTCGAAACAGGAGTCCGTAAGTTCGGTTTTTTTCTTCTTCACATTACTCTCCTTTTGGTGATCGCCATTTTTGTGATCAACGTATTGCTTGGTCGTTCCGTTTTGGATTCCTTTCTTTTCTCCCTTGCCTTGGCGGTGGGTCTTACTCCCCAACTTCTTCCGGCTATCATCAGCATCAATCTTTCTCACGGTGCGAAAAGAATGGCGGAGAAAAAGGTCATTGTAAAACGACTGACCGCGATCGAAAATTTCGGAAATATGAATATCATCTGTTCGGATAAAACGGGAACACTTACGGAAGGGACCGTAAAGATGGAATCCGCGATGGACATTTTCGGAAACAAAAATGAAACCGTTGCGTTATACGCCTTTATAAACGCTTCCTTTGAAACCGGTTTTGTCAACGCAATCGACGAGTCGATTCGAAACGATCTTCAGTTTGAAATTTCAGAATATAAAAAGGAAGACGAAATCCCGTATGATTTTGTTCGAAAATGTCTGAGCATCGTGGTCTCTCATAAAGATGAACACAAAATGATCACAAAGGGTGCTCTGACGAACATACTTTCTCTTTGCGGTTTTGTACAAACCGATTCCAATACAAAAGCTCCTATCGATTCCGTTCGGGAACAAATCCTCGCAAAATACGAAGAGTTGAGTGCCAAAGGGTACCGTATTCTCGGATTGGCTGTGAAGGATTTGGGCGAAACCTCGAGGATCAATAAATTAGAAGAAATGAATATGACTTTCTTAGGGCTTCTTTCTTTCTACGATCCGCCTAAGCCGAATGTAAGTCAGACGATCGCAGAATTGAACAGACTCGGTGTTTCACTTAAGGTGATTACCGGAGACAATCGTTTTGTCGCGGCGAGTCTTTGTTCTCAAATCGGTTTAAAAAATCATCGAACTCTTTGTGGACCGGAGTTGAGCGCGATTAGCGATGAAGCTTTGACGCAACTCGTGGGAAATATTGACGTGTTCGCAGAGATTGAACCGAACAGTAAGGAAAGAATCATCATCGCTCTCAAAAAAGCGGGAAACGTTGTCGGATATATCGGGGACGGGATCAACGACGTTTCTGCTCTTCATTCGGCCGACGTCGGGATTTCGGTCGAAACTGCGGTCGATGTCGCAAAGAATGCCGCCGATATCGTTCTTCTTGAAAAAGATTTGGAAGTTTTGGTGGATGGAGTACAAGAGGGAAGGGTTACGTTTGCCAATACGTTAAAATACGTTTTTATGGCGACGAGCGCAAACTTTGGAAATATGTTTAGTATGGCCGGGGTTTCTCTTTTTCTTCCTTTTTTACCGCTCTTGCCCAAACAAATCTTACTAACTAATTTTTTGACGGATTTTCCGGAGATGACGATCGCGACTGACAGAGTTGATCTAGAGATGGTATCCAGTCCGAAGCGTTGGGACATCGTCGCGATTCGAAAGTTTATGATCGTTTTTGGCCTCGTGAGTTCGTTTTTCGATTACATGACGTTCGGAATTTTGCAGTGGGTTTTGCAGGTAAGTCACGAGCAATTTCGAACCGGATGGTTTATCGAATCCGTCGTTTCGGCGTCTCTGATCGTACTCGTGATTCGAACCAGAAATCCATTCTATAAAAGTAGACCGAGCAAACCTCTTTTGTTCGCAACCCTAAGCGTAATTGGGATCACTTTAGCGATTCCTTATACTCCGATCGCCGAGGTTTTCGGACTGGTTCCCTTACCTCTAGAATTCATGGGACTTTTGTTCGGAATCATTCTTCTTTATATCAGTGTCGCAGAAATGGCAAAACGTCGCTTTTACAAAAAGGTAAATATCTAA
- a CDS encoding OmpA/MotB family protein, translating to MKSFLTDSFLLFFALLLAINPLFADAFYYPWEYNKVYNEKIALEIELDSLRTRYRNETENFKKERLEIESKLRSLEDLLAREKEFRSKDNDLSEEKIKALENQIAVLKAKSTNKEKELIEENERQAKKFRELLENLKEELEKERAACQKKTEALQKEYEKKIGDLEARILSLNDEISKLKNLSENQKKELDRLSEQANELETKLTDEIKKGQIRLKRFHNRLVINIDDKISFDSGSADLKKAILPALDKIKDILVNYPGNLIIIEGHTDNIPIRTKKFADNWQLSGERALSVLHYFLENKNIDARNMSLAGYGEFQPIVSNDTPENRALNRRVDIVVVPR from the coding sequence ATGAAATCGTTTTTAACTGATTCTTTCCTTCTATTCTTCGCTCTTCTACTCGCAATCAACCCGCTTTTTGCCGACGCCTTTTATTATCCCTGGGAATACAACAAGGTTTACAACGAGAAGATCGCTCTGGAAATCGAATTGGATTCCCTAAGAACCAGATACAGAAACGAAACCGAAAATTTTAAAAAGGAAAGATTGGAGATAGAATCCAAACTTCGATCCTTAGAAGATCTTTTGGCGAGAGAGAAAGAATTCAGATCTAAGGACAACGATCTCAGCGAAGAGAAAATCAAAGCGCTTGAAAATCAGATCGCGGTTTTAAAGGCGAAAAGTACGAATAAAGAAAAAGAGCTCATCGAAGAAAACGAAAGACAGGCGAAAAAATTTCGAGAGCTCTTGGAAAATCTAAAGGAAGAACTCGAAAAAGAAAGAGCCGCTTGTCAGAAAAAGACCGAAGCCTTACAAAAGGAATACGAGAAAAAGATCGGAGATCTTGAAGCCAGAATCCTTTCCTTAAACGATGAAATCTCGAAACTCAAAAATCTTTCCGAAAATCAAAAGAAAGAATTGGATCGACTTTCCGAACAAGCCAACGAACTGGAAACCAAACTGACCGATGAAATTAAAAAGGGTCAAATCCGTCTCAAACGATTCCACAATCGACTCGTAATCAATATCGACGATAAAATCTCCTTTGACTCAGGTTCGGCTGATCTCAAAAAAGCGATTCTTCCGGCTTTGGATAAAATCAAAGACATTCTTGTGAATTATCCTGGAAACCTCATCATCATCGAAGGGCATACGGACAATATTCCGATCCGAACCAAGAAGTTCGCGGACAACTGGCAGTTGTCCGGAGAAAGAGCCCTTTCCGTTCTCCATTACTTTTTAGAGAACAAAAACATAGACGCAAGGAACATGTCTCTTGCAGGGTATGGAGAATTCCAACCGATCGTGTCGAACGATACTCCTGAAAACCGTGCTCTCAACCGAAGAGTTGATATCGTAGTTGTTCCTCGTTGA
- the mgtE gene encoding magnesium transporter, with product MEEKGAGQSLFSEKANPSSLEWIEFFQERIKAADIAFLDRFLAHNHPADIAEVLEKLEEDEAFYVFKRCDSELQSSILVEFDEEFQADLISRFQMKEISPILENLETDELSSLISEFPKDKAEEILNSIDQEDSSQVRKQLTFREYTAGRLMNTVFASAVETDTVRKAIIKLRKIARDTDDIYHLYLTDENNVLKGYVKLKNLFLAPLNTKVSRLMKTGFTSIHYDTDQEEVAKIFRKYDLVSAAVVDDLGRILGRITVDDILDIVHEEASEDILRLGGVSEEEKLTSSVMTSVRRRMVWLMINLGTASLAASVVSFFGDTIEKYVLLASLMPIVAGMGGNAGTQSITLIVRNLATGDLTTENWKSAIRKEGLVGLFNGCMVGITAGVIVYLFTGNFALSAVMFMALQANLLIAAVIGTSIPLLLRVVGIDPAIASSIFVTTFTDVFGFFCFLGLATIFIHLL from the coding sequence ATGGAAGAAAAAGGAGCCGGTCAGAGTCTATTCTCGGAAAAAGCGAATCCTTCTTCTTTGGAGTGGATCGAATTTTTTCAAGAAAGAATCAAAGCCGCAGACATCGCTTTTTTAGATCGTTTTCTCGCTCACAATCACCCTGCGGATATCGCGGAAGTTTTGGAGAAACTCGAGGAAGACGAAGCCTTCTACGTTTTCAAACGTTGTGATTCCGAACTCCAGAGTTCGATCCTCGTTGAATTCGACGAAGAATTTCAAGCGGATCTCATCTCCCGTTTTCAGATGAAAGAGATCTCTCCGATTCTCGAAAATTTGGAAACCGATGAACTCTCCAGTTTGATCTCCGAGTTCCCCAAGGACAAAGCCGAAGAAATTCTCAACTCCATCGATCAGGAAGATTCTTCCCAGGTTCGAAAACAACTTACGTTTCGGGAATATACTGCCGGACGTCTGATGAACACCGTCTTCGCTTCCGCGGTGGAAACGGATACGGTTCGAAAGGCGATCATCAAACTCAGAAAGATCGCAAGGGACACCGACGATATCTATCATCTCTATCTCACCGATGAGAATAACGTTCTCAAAGGTTACGTCAAATTAAAGAATCTTTTTTTAGCGCCTTTGAACACGAAGGTGAGCCGTTTGATGAAAACGGGTTTTACTTCCATACACTACGATACGGATCAGGAAGAAGTCGCAAAAATATTTAGAAAATACGATTTGGTTTCCGCCGCGGTCGTCGACGATCTCGGAAGAATTTTGGGAAGAATTACTGTGGACGATATCTTGGACATCGTCCACGAAGAGGCTTCCGAAGACATTCTTCGTTTGGGAGGGGTTTCGGAAGAGGAAAAACTGACTTCTTCCGTTATGACTTCCGTTAGGCGAAGAATGGTCTGGCTTATGATCAATCTCGGAACCGCCTCCTTGGCCGCATCCGTCGTTTCCTTCTTTGGAGATACGATCGAAAAATACGTATTACTCGCTTCTCTTATGCCGATCGTAGCCGGAATGGGCGGAAATGCGGGAACCCAGTCGATCACTCTGATCGTTCGAAATCTAGCGACGGGAGATCTGACTACGGAAAACTGGAAGTCGGCGATTCGAAAAGAAGGTCTGGTCGGACTTTTTAACGGCTGTATGGTGGGAATCACAGCTGGTGTGATCGTCTATCTTTTCACCGGAAACTTTGCTTTGTCCGCGGTGATGTTTATGGCGTTGCAGGCAAATCTGTTGATCGCGGCGGTCATCGGCACTTCCATTCCGTTGCTCCTTCGAGTTGTGGGAATCGACCCGGCGATCGCGTCTTCGATTTTTGTGACGACGTTTACGGACGTGTTCGGCTTTTTTTGTTTTTTGGGACTTGCTACGATCTTTATTCATTTATTATAA
- a CDS encoding LA_2219 family laminin/E-cadherin/plasminogen-binding protein produces MSGMKSKLRFTKILLIVGIICGGIGILSCSTGNTKTPEGETVKTEPVPNPAGENEVVLDEEGKEVSLNTGDHPSFLKPSKDPLEYFRVHISSDGYQLRQLRGSKFIKRKVDKGGDALISEELVRYNKINFIDDGIIIVVLNGNTGAFETIRFNTRVPRINDLAKIVQNDVTRWSMEHSEEKPVVTKFQIHYTLELKNKVGSNRDAVKEELKKEVIRRK; encoded by the coding sequence ATGTCAGGTATGAAGTCAAAGTTAAGATTCACAAAAATTCTATTGATCGTCGGGATCATTTGCGGCGGAATTGGAATCCTTTCATGTTCCACAGGAAACACGAAAACACCCGAGGGTGAAACGGTAAAAACCGAACCGGTTCCGAATCCCGCGGGAGAAAACGAAGTCGTTCTCGACGAAGAAGGGAAGGAAGTCAGTCTCAACACTGGAGATCATCCCTCATTCTTAAAACCGTCCAAAGATCCTTTGGAATACTTTCGAGTTCATATTTCGAGCGACGGATATCAACTCCGACAACTTCGGGGTTCGAAATTCATCAAAAGAAAAGTGGACAAGGGCGGAGACGCGCTCATCAGCGAAGAATTGGTTCGTTACAATAAGATCAACTTCATCGACGACGGAATCATCATCGTCGTATTAAACGGAAACACCGGGGCGTTTGAAACGATTCGTTTTAATACGAGGGTTCCTAGAATCAACGACCTTGCGAAAATCGTTCAAAACGACGTAACTCGTTGGTCGATGGAACATTCAGAAGAAAAACCGGTCGTTACTAAATTCCAAATTCATTATACACTGGAACTCAAAAACAAAGTCGGAAGCAATCGAGACGCAGTGAAAGAAGAATTAAAAAAAGAAGTGATTCGCAGGAAATAA
- a CDS encoding acyl-CoA dehydrogenase, with protein MNLKEFLSSVPSEEYRSVFRDALPYLVEEGYFEAILGGSFETFHKKIFALGSYPRGIGIGIALMAQTNVAGRILKFVSEGFANETETTPLPNRDRTISIVKELLQGVGTGKNIVSMGVSESGWKGRISNITSSYKIEEERIYLNLSKSFLTNGANCNGFLVVAKSPSESYDVIYVPLNTPGLETELFDLEYAKEATHCRLKGENLSFPSENLIFLNYQGYAPEIHLSEMLSASALFCGYVDLILKTLLREKRDSVDPRIAGKILDIQELLYSKILEISQKKDNDPNFRMEDVHPYGYETSLDLIYSWFTDCVSSVELTKWFPDIGLFYSIHPGKTPIYQKNILKKIRALR; from the coding sequence ATGAATCTGAAAGAATTCTTGTCTTCCGTTCCATCCGAAGAGTATCGTAGCGTATTTCGAGATGCCCTTCCTTACTTGGTGGAAGAAGGATACTTTGAAGCGATTTTAGGCGGATCCTTTGAAACCTTTCACAAAAAGATATTCGCTCTCGGTTCTTATCCAAGGGGAATCGGGATCGGAATCGCGCTTATGGCGCAAACCAACGTCGCCGGAAGAATTCTTAAATTTGTTTCCGAAGGTTTTGCCAATGAAACGGAAACAACTCCGCTTCCCAATCGTGATCGAACGATTTCAATCGTAAAAGAACTCCTACAAGGGGTCGGTACCGGGAAGAACATCGTTTCCATGGGCGTGAGTGAAAGCGGATGGAAGGGAAGAATTTCGAATATCACAAGTTCTTACAAGATCGAAGAAGAAAGAATTTATTTAAATCTATCAAAATCCTTTTTGACGAATGGTGCAAACTGTAACGGTTTTCTCGTTGTCGCTAAGTCACCGTCGGAAAGTTACGATGTGATCTACGTTCCGTTGAATACTCCCGGATTGGAAACGGAACTTTTCGACTTGGAATACGCTAAGGAGGCGACTCACTGTCGTCTCAAAGGGGAAAATCTTTCCTTTCCATCGGAGAATCTAATTTTTCTAAACTACCAAGGATACGCGCCCGAAATTCATCTTTCAGAAATGCTTTCCGCCTCTGCATTGTTTTGCGGATATGTCGATCTGATTCTAAAAACCCTTCTTCGGGAAAAGAGGGACAGCGTAGATCCGAGGATCGCCGGAAAGATATTAGATATTCAAGAATTATTATATTCTAAAATATTAGAGATTTCCCAAAAAAAGGACAACGACCCGAATTTTAGAATGGAAGACGTTCATCCCTACGGTTACGAAACTTCTCTCGATCTGATCTATTCTTGGTTTACGGATTGTGTCAGTAGTGTGGAACTTACGAAGTGGTTTCCGGATATCGGTCTATTTTATTCGATTCATCCGGGTAAAACTCCGATCTATCAAAAAAATATTTTGAAAAAGATCCGTGCGCTTCGTTAA